Proteins found in one candidate division TA06 bacterium genomic segment:
- the mreC gene encoding rod shape-determining protein MreC has protein sequence MRLLNFRFLKKTDWASLGAAVILSITLMILPQGAKLWLGQKVVGTIFAPLEWPLSRARSLLASWKENAVLKDQLASLSLEHSTLMEAARQNAGLRQALELKQLSSWNLVTAQIAGREPVLLSPDLLIDKGAGDSLSPGMVVISTLGLVGLISSADENQSAVQTVFSPDSRVSAIDLRSRVLGIFRTQAGMSCLFDRVPLRADVAVGDTIVSSGYGGVFPYGLMLGVVEKAGVDKRKLVLDVEVRPSLDLNRINQVLVIRGGQNPPLPLLTPVAAPDTMAARARKMKRSYQPQIIIRAPEFRIELPDTTPLQMEKAPQ, from the coding sequence ATGCGGCTGTTAAACTTCAGATTTCTTAAAAAGACCGACTGGGCCTCGCTAGGAGCCGCAGTCATTCTGTCAATCACCCTGATGATCCTGCCCCAGGGCGCCAAACTGTGGCTGGGGCAGAAAGTGGTGGGCACTATCTTTGCTCCCCTGGAATGGCCTTTGTCCCGGGCCCGCTCTCTGCTGGCCAGCTGGAAAGAGAACGCCGTTCTAAAGGACCAACTGGCCAGCCTCAGCCTGGAGCATTCTACGCTGATGGAAGCGGCCCGGCAGAATGCCGGGTTGCGCCAGGCGTTGGAACTCAAGCAGCTGTCTTCCTGGAATCTGGTTACCGCCCAGATAGCGGGAAGGGAGCCGGTGCTGCTCAGTCCTGATCTTTTGATCGACAAGGGCGCCGGAGACAGCCTTTCACCGGGAATGGTGGTGATCTCCACCCTGGGCCTGGTGGGCCTGATCTCCAGCGCGGATGAGAACCAATCGGCGGTTCAGACCGTGTTCAGCCCGGATTCCAGGGTCAGCGCAATTGACTTGCGCAGCAGGGTGCTGGGGATATTCCGGACCCAGGCCGGAATGTCCTGCCTGTTCGACCGGGTTCCCCTGCGGGCCGATGTGGCCGTAGGCGACACCATAGTATCCTCCGGCTACGGCGGGGTGTTCCCCTACGGACTGATGCTGGGGGTGGTGGAGAAGGCGGGGGTGGACAAGAGAAAACTGGTGCTGGACGTGGAGGTCCGGCCGTCCCTGGACCTTAACCGCATCAATCAGGTGCTGGTGATCAGGGGCGGGCAGAACCCGCCGCTGCCATTGCTGACCCCGGTGGCGGCCCCGGATACCATGGCCGCCAGAGCCAGGAAAATGAAAAGATCATACCAGCCTCAGATAATCATCCGGGCGCCGGAATTCAGGATAGAACTTCCCGATACCACTCCGCTGCAGATGGAGAAAGCCCCGCAATGA
- a CDS encoding ATP-binding cassette domain-containing protein produces MPIIEVNNLVKDFKRYRRRPGLTGAFKDLWARKYETVHAVNQVNFSIDAGEIVGYIGPNGAGKSTTIKILTGILVPSSGRVRVQGLIPYKQRYQHVKQIGVVFGQRTQLWWDIAVMESFNLLQKIYEIPVSDYKARLEKFDRVLGLKELLEVPVRKLSLGQRMRCDLAASLLHNPRIVFLDEPTIGLDVAVKANIREFIKEINQEYGTTVILTTHDMSDIEELCSRVLMIDAGKIIYDGELKALKDGVDASRRLLLETIFPVKLSGLADLLKDFPLDLQSTDAYHWEISFNRSQVNVAQLMHLLLSSLDVRDIGLEEPPIEEIVRKVYEGRKVQ; encoded by the coding sequence ATGCCGATCATCGAAGTAAATAACCTGGTCAAGGATTTCAAACGCTACCGCCGGAGGCCCGGTCTGACGGGGGCTTTCAAGGATCTTTGGGCCCGAAAATACGAGACCGTTCACGCCGTGAACCAGGTCAACTTTTCCATTGATGCTGGGGAGATCGTGGGCTACATCGGCCCCAACGGCGCGGGAAAATCCACCACCATCAAGATCCTGACCGGGATCCTGGTGCCCAGCTCGGGCCGGGTGCGGGTCCAAGGGCTTATCCCCTACAAGCAGCGCTACCAGCACGTCAAGCAGATCGGGGTGGTCTTCGGCCAGCGTACCCAGCTGTGGTGGGACATCGCGGTGATGGAGTCCTTCAACCTGCTGCAAAAGATCTACGAGATCCCGGTGTCCGATTACAAGGCCCGGCTGGAGAAATTTGACCGGGTGCTGGGACTGAAGGAACTGCTGGAGGTCCCGGTGCGCAAGCTTTCCCTGGGCCAGCGGATGCGCTGCGATCTGGCGGCCTCGCTGCTTCACAATCCCAGGATAGTCTTTCTGGACGAGCCCACCATCGGGCTGGACGTGGCGGTCAAGGCCAACATCCGGGAATTCATCAAAGAGATCAACCAGGAGTACGGCACCACCGTCATCCTGACCACCCACGACATGTCCGACATCGAGGAACTGTGCAGCCGGGTGCTGATGATAGACGCCGGAAAGATCATCTACGACGGGGAATTGAAGGCCCTCAAGGACGGGGTGGACGCCAGCCGCCGGCTGCTGCTGGAGACCATCTTCCCGGTAAAGCTGTCGGGGCTGGCCGACCTGCTTAAGGACTTTCCCCTGGACCTGCAGTCCACCGACGCCTACCACTGGGAGATCAGCTTCAACCGCAGCCAGGTGAACGTCGCCCAGCTGATGCACCTGCTGCTGTCCAGCCTGGACGTCCGCGATATCGGGCTGGAGGAGCCGCCGATCGAGGAGATCGTGCGCAAGGTCTATGAGGGGCGGAAGGTCCAATGA
- a CDS encoding rod shape-determining protein — MIKLPDLRDILSDIFGSVISHDMAMDLGTASTLVYVAGKGIVLNQPSVVAIEKKTGMPIAVGNEAKKMLGRTPDEIRAIRPMKDGVIADFEICEEMIRAFFKMAQKRRTLIRPRVIICVPSGITEVEKRAVRDSAEHAGAREVFLIAEPIAAAIGVGLPVDSAMGSMVIDIGGGTTEIAVIALSGIVRNTSIRIAGDEMDEAILEYLRKTHNLLIGEQTAEEIKIRIGSAFPVEESKEMEVKGRDVVQGIPRAIKIKSEEIREALREPVSQIVLAVKKALEQTPPELAADIVDAGITMTGGGSLLKGLDALLREETNLPIKLAVETQQCIVLGAGKVLESPADYEKVLMQSRKE; from the coding sequence ATGATAAAACTGCCTGACCTCAGGGACATACTAAGCGACATCTTCGGATCCGTGATCTCCCACGACATGGCCATGGATCTGGGAACCGCCAGCACCCTGGTCTACGTGGCCGGCAAGGGAATCGTGCTGAACCAGCCTTCGGTGGTGGCCATCGAAAAGAAGACCGGGATGCCGATCGCAGTGGGCAACGAGGCCAAGAAGATGCTGGGCCGCACCCCCGACGAGATCCGGGCCATCCGGCCCATGAAGGACGGGGTGATCGCCGACTTTGAGATCTGCGAGGAGATGATCAGGGCCTTCTTCAAGATGGCCCAAAAGCGCCGGACCCTGATCCGGCCCCGGGTGATCATCTGCGTTCCCTCGGGCATCACCGAGGTGGAGAAGCGCGCGGTGCGCGACTCGGCCGAGCACGCCGGGGCCCGCGAGGTCTTTTTGATCGCCGAGCCCATCGCCGCCGCCATCGGGGTGGGCCTGCCAGTGGATTCGGCCATGGGCAGCATGGTGATCGACATCGGCGGCGGCACCACCGAGATTGCGGTGATTGCCCTTTCCGGCATCGTCCGCAACACCTCCATCCGGATAGCCGGCGACGAGATGGACGAGGCCATCCTGGAATATCTGCGCAAGACCCACAACCTTCTGATCGGGGAGCAGACCGCCGAGGAGATCAAGATCAGGATCGGCTCGGCCTTCCCGGTGGAGGAAAGCAAGGAGATGGAGGTCAAGGGCCGGGACGTGGTGCAGGGCATCCCCCGGGCCATCAAGATCAAGAGCGAGGAGATCCGCGAGGCCTTGCGCGAGCCGGTGTCACAGATCGTGCTGGCGGTCAAGAAAGCGCTGGAGCAGACCCCGCCGGAACTGGCGGCCGACATCGTGGACGCCGGGATTACCATGACCGGGGGAGGATCCCTGCTGAAGGGCCTGGACGCCCTGCTGCGGGAGGAGACCAACCTGCCGATCAAACTGGCGGTGGAAACCCAGCAATGCATCGTGCTGGGCGCCGGCAAGGTGCTGGAGTCCCCGGCCGATTATGAAAAGGTGCTGATGCAGAGCCGCAAGGAATAA
- a CDS encoding GNAT family N-acetyltransferase: MVILKDKAVIESFLRQNTVLHLYELGDLDDFFFPYTAWYALEQKGMISALALLYTGTELPVLLALDDSGSAAMPGLLDELKDKIPKRFYCHLTPGLESSMEDRFLIEPHGTHYKMTLTGSSKLGDIDSTGAIQLDARDKDEILDFYASAYPGNWFDARMLETGQYFGLRQKGRLTSIAGIHVYSPKYKVVALGNIATLPEFRGQGLGTIVTAALCRNLLKTVDIIGLNVKTDNADAIRCYQKLGFEITAEYNEFMANERIL; the protein is encoded by the coding sequence ATGGTTATTTTAAAAGATAAAGCTGTCATCGAGTCATTCCTGCGCCAAAACACCGTCCTGCACCTGTACGAGCTAGGCGACCTGGATGATTTCTTTTTTCCCTATACTGCCTGGTACGCCTTGGAACAGAAGGGAATGATCAGTGCCCTGGCGCTCTTGTATACAGGCACAGAACTCCCGGTGCTGCTGGCATTGGATGATTCCGGTTCTGCTGCAATGCCGGGGCTGCTTGATGAACTTAAGGATAAAATCCCTAAAAGGTTCTATTGCCATTTGACTCCGGGTCTGGAAAGCTCCATGGAAGACAGATTTTTGATAGAACCACACGGCACCCATTATAAAATGACCTTGACCGGCAGCAGCAAATTGGGTGATATCGACAGCACCGGCGCCATTCAACTTGACGCCAGGGACAAAGATGAGATTCTGGACTTCTACGCTTCCGCCTATCCCGGCAACTGGTTCGACGCACGGATGCTGGAGACCGGGCAGTATTTCGGCCTCCGGCAGAAAGGCCGTTTGACCAGCATCGCCGGGATCCATGTCTATTCTCCGAAATACAAAGTGGTGGCATTGGGGAACATCGCCACTTTGCCTGAGTTCCGGGGCCAAGGGCTGGGAACCATTGTCACGGCGGCCTTGTGCCGGAACCTGCTGAAGACGGTTGATATCATCGGGCTCAATGTAAAGACCGACAACGCGGATGCCATCAGATGCTACCAAAAACTGGGTTTTGAAATAACCGCAGAATACAACGAATTCATGGCCAATGAAAGGATACTATGA
- a CDS encoding class I SAM-dependent methyltransferase translates to MIKQEEIIAFAKEAGISEDESRQYFLKEEALELEEQKSLKPLFDKLVLPAVELGAGMGDFTDELLQKYIKITGKLYAVERLDTTAAKLKERFKDLRLEVLQSDSTSLPLPDGSAGLVISRMALHDFVSQDGDVAKALADCIRVLAPGGVFVVYDKIRDGFADVETQSAEGRMERMNVQLAALEGKACWGLHLLEDYIALLGKLGLKDIRSSGLDVPDTPGYVGIMSKTLEERRSAYIKRWGPEAGKLIDSVLEDFAKIPLKALSRMIVWGIKV, encoded by the coding sequence ATGATCAAGCAGGAAGAGATAATCGCTTTTGCCAAGGAGGCAGGGATCTCCGAAGACGAGTCCCGGCAGTACTTTCTAAAGGAAGAAGCCCTGGAGCTCGAGGAGCAGAAGTCGCTCAAGCCGTTGTTCGATAAGCTCGTCCTGCCGGCGGTGGAGCTGGGGGCGGGCATGGGAGATTTCACCGACGAACTGCTGCAGAAATACATCAAGATCACCGGGAAGCTGTACGCGGTGGAGCGGCTGGATACCACGGCCGCCAAGCTTAAGGAACGGTTCAAGGACCTTCGGCTGGAAGTGCTGCAGTCTGATTCCACCAGCCTGCCCCTGCCGGACGGATCAGCCGGGCTGGTGATCTCCCGGATGGCCCTGCACGACTTCGTCAGCCAGGACGGCGACGTGGCCAAAGCCCTGGCCGACTGCATCCGGGTGCTGGCCCCGGGCGGGGTGTTCGTGGTCTACGATAAGATCAGGGACGGCTTTGCCGACGTGGAAACCCAGTCGGCAGAGGGGAGGATGGAGCGGATGAACGTCCAACTGGCGGCTTTGGAAGGGAAAGCCTGCTGGGGCCTGCATCTGCTGGAGGATTACATTGCTCTTCTGGGAAAGCTGGGACTGAAAGACATCCGGTCGTCAGGTCTGGATGTCCCCGACACCCCGGGTTATGTCGGAATCATGTCCAAGACCCTGGAGGAGCGGCGGTCCGCCTATATAAAACGCTGGGGGCCGGAGGCTGGGAAGCTGATAGACTCCGTTTTGGAGGATTTTGCCAAGATCCCGCTCAAAGCCCTGTCGCGGATGATAGTTTGGGGAATAAAAGTATAA
- a CDS encoding ABC-2 family transporter protein: MRMRSAKYWQFMRLGYITYLAYRFQVLASFVSYLLIIALNYFLWKAVYSGRQVIAGFTMEQMMTYVVIGWSARTFFANRIDRMIGDAVKDGSIVMDLLKPTNFQLYHYFRSFGRAVFMFIFMTLPIIVVASLLFPVQLPSGKLGPYLFPLSMVLSFFLHAGISYLTGLVAFFTRNNEGVFRFKQLLVEVFSGVMIPITFFPGWVQKALFWLPFKYIAYAPLRIYLGMEPLSRVHQGVLLQIMWIIIIYAAGQLLWHYGIRRLEIQGG, encoded by the coding sequence ATGAGGATGCGGTCCGCCAAATACTGGCAGTTCATGCGGCTGGGCTACATTACCTACCTGGCCTACCGCTTTCAGGTGCTGGCCAGCTTTGTCTCCTATCTGCTGATCATCGCCCTCAACTATTTCCTGTGGAAGGCGGTCTATTCCGGCCGGCAGGTGATAGCCGGGTTCACCATGGAGCAGATGATGACCTACGTGGTGATCGGCTGGTCGGCCCGGACCTTTTTTGCCAATCGGATAGACCGGATGATCGGGGACGCGGTCAAGGACGGATCGATAGTGATGGACCTGCTGAAACCCACCAATTTCCAGCTCTACCACTATTTCCGCTCCTTCGGCCGGGCCGTGTTCATGTTCATCTTCATGACCCTGCCCATCATAGTGGTGGCTTCGCTGCTGTTCCCGGTCCAGCTGCCTTCGGGCAAGCTGGGGCCGTATCTTTTTCCCCTGAGCATGGTCTTAAGCTTCTTCCTGCACGCCGGCATCAGCTATCTGACCGGGCTGGTGGCCTTCTTCACCCGCAACAACGAGGGGGTGTTCCGCTTCAAGCAGCTGCTGGTGGAGGTCTTCTCCGGGGTGATGATCCCCATCACTTTTTTCCCGGGCTGGGTCCAAAAGGCCCTGTTCTGGCTGCCCTTCAAGTACATCGCCTACGCGCCGCTCCGGATCTACCTGGGCATGGAACCGCTGTCCCGCGTCCACCAGGGGGTGCTGCTGCAGATAATGTGGATCATCATCATCTACGCCGCCGGGCAGCTGCTGTGGCACTATGGGATCAGGAGGCTGGAGATACAGGGGGGGTAA
- a CDS encoding ABC-2 family transporter protein, which translates to MRRIIFYINLAWANVSNSLKSRLAYREDFWAGFIANFMTQMIGVLFVAALFGKVPHLKGWYRYEIFYIYGFSQLTLGLFFLFFSNLFEVSERYIVEGWFDRVLLRPLDSFFQVIIERVHFEEISNILVGLMIMAYSLHHLKISLSFLQHLMILGMVVSACLIYLGIFTAVISATFWFNDRGSLVSVLHLMQNFSGYPVTIYDPKLRFILCWIIPYAFTAFYPAVQVLGRKGYGIYAWLTPAIGLIFFGLGMFTWKQGVKAYESTGS; encoded by the coding sequence ATGCGACGAATTATATTCTACATAAACCTGGCCTGGGCCAACGTTTCCAACTCGCTCAAGTCCCGGCTGGCCTACCGCGAGGACTTTTGGGCCGGGTTCATAGCCAATTTCATGACCCAGATGATCGGGGTGCTTTTCGTGGCCGCCCTGTTCGGCAAGGTGCCGCACCTAAAAGGCTGGTACCGCTACGAGATATTCTACATCTACGGATTCTCCCAGCTGACCCTAGGCCTGTTCTTTTTGTTCTTCTCCAACCTGTTCGAAGTGAGCGAGCGCTACATCGTGGAGGGCTGGTTCGACCGGGTGCTGCTGCGGCCCCTGGACAGCTTCTTTCAGGTGATCATCGAGCGGGTGCACTTTGAGGAGATCTCCAACATCCTGGTGGGACTGATGATCATGGCCTATTCCCTGCACCACCTGAAAATATCCCTTTCCTTTCTGCAGCACCTGATGATCCTGGGAATGGTGGTGTCGGCCTGCCTGATCTATCTGGGGATATTCACCGCCGTTATCAGCGCCACCTTCTGGTTCAACGACCGGGGCAGCCTGGTCTCGGTGCTTCACCTGATGCAGAATTTCTCCGGCTACCCGGTCACCATCTACGATCCCAAGTTAAGGTTCATTTTGTGCTGGATCATTCCCTACGCCTTTACCGCCTTTTATCCGGCGGTGCAGGTGCTGGGCCGCAAGGGATACGGGATCTACGCCTGGCTGACCCCGGCCATCGGCCTGATCTTCTTTGGGCTGGGGATGTTCACTTGGAAACAGGGGGTCAAGGCTTACGAGAGCACCGGGAGCTGA